A genomic window from Microvirga sp. TS319 includes:
- a CDS encoding DUF2160 domain-containing protein, with protein MSDLSWMAWTWQTGLFFASIGCLLAVMTILAIYRPETARVGALRIPTTRGDRLFISLLGAAFIHLAWLGLVGPDLWWASGLSLLYAALVFRMV; from the coding sequence ATGTCCGATTTGAGCTGGATGGCATGGACGTGGCAGACGGGCCTCTTCTTCGCCAGCATCGGATGCCTGCTCGCCGTCATGACGATCCTCGCGATCTACCGTCCCGAGACCGCGCGTGTGGGAGCCTTACGGATTCCGACCACGCGCGGCGATCGTCTTTTCATCTCTCTTCTGGGCGCCGCCTTCATCCATCTCGCATGGCTTGGACTGGTCGGACCCGATCTGTGGTGGGCTTCGGGCCTGTCGCTCCTTTACGCGGCCCTGGTGTTTCGCATGGTGTGA
- a CDS encoding ABC transporter ATP-binding protein: protein MKLVLEAVSKKAGASVHIDDISLTLARGSLNVLLGATLAGKTSLMRLMAGLDAPTGGRVLVDGRDVTGWPVQRRSVAMVYQQFINYPSLSVYENIASPLRVAGLPRAEIESRVHDAARLLKLEPYLDRKPLNLSGGQQQRTAIARALVKRADLVLLDEPLANLDYKLREELREELPRVFAASGAIFVYATTEPSEALLLGGNTATLFQGRVTQFGPTPQVYRKPQNLVTARVFSDPPLNTLTLHKTDDSAVLSTGRRIRATEALAGAPDGEYTAGFRAHHLSLDPSGAGEITIPAVVSVVEITGSESYVHLDAGEHRFVSLMPGVRRWEPGTPVTAHLNPRNLFLFDRTGRLAAVGATQNAA from the coding sequence ATGAAGCTTGTACTCGAAGCAGTGTCGAAGAAGGCCGGAGCGTCGGTCCATATCGACGACATCTCCCTGACACTGGCGCGTGGCTCGCTCAACGTTCTCCTGGGCGCGACGCTTGCCGGAAAGACTTCGCTCATGCGGCTCATGGCCGGGCTCGATGCGCCGACCGGCGGCCGGGTGCTCGTGGATGGAAGGGACGTGACCGGCTGGCCCGTGCAACGTCGCAGCGTCGCCATGGTGTACCAGCAGTTCATCAATTATCCCTCGCTCAGCGTTTACGAGAACATCGCTTCGCCGCTGCGCGTCGCGGGCCTGCCACGTGCCGAGATCGAGAGCCGCGTCCATGACGCGGCAAGGCTTCTCAAGCTCGAACCGTATCTCGACCGCAAGCCGTTGAACCTGTCCGGCGGCCAGCAGCAGCGCACGGCCATCGCGCGGGCTCTCGTGAAGCGCGCGGATCTGGTTCTGCTCGACGAGCCGCTGGCCAATCTCGATTACAAGCTGCGCGAGGAGCTGCGGGAAGAGCTGCCGCGCGTGTTTGCGGCGTCGGGGGCCATCTTCGTCTATGCGACGACGGAGCCGTCCGAGGCCCTTCTGCTCGGCGGCAACACGGCGACCCTGTTTCAGGGGCGTGTGACGCAGTTCGGCCCGACGCCGCAGGTCTACCGTAAGCCTCAGAACCTCGTCACCGCGCGCGTGTTCTCCGACCCGCCGCTCAACACGCTGACGCTCCACAAGACGGACGACAGCGCCGTGCTGAGCACGGGCAGGCGAATTCGCGCGACGGAGGCGCTCGCGGGCGCGCCTGACGGAGAGTACACCGCTGGCTTTCGCGCTCATCACCTCAGCCTCGACCCGTCGGGAGCGGGGGAGATCACCATTCCTGCAGTCGTCTCGGTGGTCGAGATCACAGGCTCCGAGAGCTATGTGCACCTTGATGCCGGCGAGCACCGGTTCGTGTCGTTGATGCCGGGCGTTCGGCGCTGGGAGCCAGGGACCCCCGTCACGGCTCATCTGAATCCGCGCAATCTCTTCCTGTTCGACCGGACGGGCCGTCTTGCCGCGGTCGGTGCGACGCAGAATGCCGCATGA
- a CDS encoding DeoR/GlpR family DNA-binding transcription regulator: MDQMLTPRQQEIVDLARLQGRVNVDDLAARLDVTQQTIRKDLNELCELRLMTRVHGGAIIASGVENVAYEARRLIAQAEKQAIGAATARLIPNNSSLFINIGTTTEEVARALLDHEGLLVITNNLNVANLLYRQSKIDVIVTGGPVRRSDGAVIGAAAVDIVRQFKVDYAVIGTSAIDEDGSLLDFDVREVRVSRAIIDNARKVVLVADHLKAERSAPVRIGHLREVDIFVTDALVSPHLRELCHEAQVQVVEVGRFGE, from the coding sequence ATGGATCAGATGCTCACGCCCCGGCAGCAGGAAATCGTCGACCTCGCGCGCCTGCAGGGACGCGTCAACGTGGATGATCTCGCTGCTCGGCTCGACGTGACGCAGCAGACGATCCGCAAGGATCTGAACGAACTCTGCGAGCTGCGGCTCATGACCAGGGTCCATGGCGGTGCCATCATCGCGTCGGGCGTCGAGAATGTGGCCTACGAGGCACGACGCCTCATTGCCCAGGCCGAGAAGCAGGCGATCGGCGCCGCGACTGCGCGCCTTATTCCCAACAACAGCTCTCTTTTCATCAATATCGGGACGACCACGGAAGAGGTAGCCCGGGCGCTCCTGGATCACGAGGGGCTGCTTGTCATCACCAACAACCTCAATGTCGCCAATCTCCTCTATCGCCAGTCCAAGATCGACGTCATCGTGACGGGAGGGCCCGTGCGGCGCTCGGACGGCGCCGTCATCGGCGCAGCCGCCGTCGATATCGTGCGCCAGTTCAAGGTCGATTACGCGGTGATCGGCACATCCGCCATCGATGAGGACGGTTCGCTCCTGGATTTCGACGTCCGCGAGGTGCGCGTGTCCCGCGCGATCATCGACAATGCCCGAAAGGTCGTTCTCGTCGCCGACCATCTCAAGGCGGAGCGGTCGGCTCCGGTTCGGATCGGTCACCTTCGGGAGGTCGACATCTTCGTGACCGACGCGCTTGTCTCGCCCCATCTTCGCGAGCTGTGCCATGAGGCTCAGGTTCAGGTCGTGGAAGTGGGACGCTTCGGCGAATAG
- a CDS encoding ABC transporter ATP-binding protein, whose translation MARITLDHLAHSYKADPQTPHDYALKEINHVWSQGGAYALLGPSGCGKTTLLNIISGLVRPTRGRILFDDRDVTDLPTEARNIAQVFQFPVVYDTMTVRENLAFPLKNRHVPRDRTARRVEEIAHLLDLAPVLDRRASNLTADMKQKISLGRGLVRSDVAAILFDEPLTVIDPHMKWQLRSTLKEIHRALDITMIYVTHDQTEALTFADKVVVMHDGAVVQTGTPDELFARPAHTFVGHFIGSPGMNVLPCRVEGATAYLGSVPVALHRGYASLPQHERIELGIRPEFAELQPKGRGLPVRIRRIDDIGRARIARVELEGRTLAASVPDSFVIGEDEASLRLDPRHIHIYADGRLVPGEPLEGQAA comes from the coding sequence ATGGCCCGCATCACCCTCGACCATCTCGCCCATTCCTATAAAGCCGATCCGCAGACGCCGCACGACTACGCCCTGAAGGAAATCAATCACGTCTGGAGTCAGGGCGGCGCCTATGCGCTGCTGGGTCCCTCAGGCTGCGGCAAGACCACTCTTCTCAACATCATCTCGGGGCTCGTGCGGCCGACCCGGGGGCGCATCCTCTTCGACGATCGTGATGTGACCGACTTGCCGACGGAAGCCCGCAACATTGCGCAGGTATTCCAGTTTCCCGTGGTGTACGACACGATGACGGTGCGCGAGAACCTCGCATTCCCGTTGAAGAACCGTCACGTTCCGAGGGACAGGACGGCGCGGAGGGTCGAGGAGATCGCGCACCTGCTCGACCTTGCGCCTGTTCTCGATCGCAGGGCCAGCAATCTCACGGCGGACATGAAGCAGAAGATCTCGCTCGGGCGCGGCCTCGTGCGCTCCGATGTGGCGGCGATCCTGTTCGACGAGCCGCTCACGGTGATCGACCCGCATATGAAATGGCAATTGCGTTCCACACTCAAGGAGATCCATCGGGCGTTGGACATCACCATGATCTACGTTACCCATGATCAGACGGAGGCCTTGACCTTCGCCGACAAGGTCGTGGTCATGCATGACGGCGCGGTGGTGCAGACCGGAACGCCGGACGAGCTGTTCGCGCGTCCGGCCCACACTTTCGTCGGCCATTTCATCGGCTCGCCGGGCATGAACGTCCTGCCCTGCCGCGTGGAGGGCGCGACCGCCTATCTCGGCAGCGTGCCCGTCGCGCTTCATCGGGGATATGCAAGCCTGCCGCAGCACGAGCGCATCGAACTCGGCATCAGGCCCGAATTCGCTGAGCTCCAGCCGAAGGGGAGAGGGCTTCCCGTCCGGATCCGGCGCATCGACGATATCGGGCGTGCGCGCATCGCGCGGGTGGAGCTCGAAGGGCGTACGCTCGCGGCGAGCGTCCCGGACAGCTTCGTGATCGGCGAAGACGAGGCTTCGCTTCGACTCGATCCGCGCCATATCCATATCTACGCCGACGGGCGCCTGGTCCCCGGGGAACCGCTGGAAGGGCAGGCCGCATGA
- a CDS encoding carbohydrate ABC transporter permease, translating to MTKTVNNKAWLLVLPVFLIVAFSAVLPLMTVVNYSMQDTFGNNQFFWNGVGWFQELLDPSTDLGGRFFDALWRTLLFSAIILLIEVPLGILVALSMPREGWTVALCLVLMALPLLIPWNVVGTIWQVFARGDIGLLGWLVNHLGIDYNYTGDPLDAWITIVVMDVWHWTSLVALLCYAGLKSIPDAYYQAARIDGASRWAVFRTIQLPKMRRVLLIAVLLRFMDSFMIYTEPFVLTGGGPGNATTFLSIDLVKLALGQFDLGKAAAMSLVYNLIILAICWVFYTIMTNVDARNERAEA from the coding sequence ATGACGAAGACCGTCAACAACAAGGCCTGGCTTCTGGTCCTGCCTGTCTTCCTCATCGTGGCCTTCTCGGCGGTTCTCCCTCTGATGACCGTCGTGAACTATTCGATGCAGGATACGTTCGGGAACAACCAGTTCTTCTGGAATGGCGTCGGCTGGTTTCAGGAACTGCTCGATCCCTCGACGGATCTCGGCGGCCGCTTCTTCGATGCGCTCTGGCGCACGCTCTTGTTCTCCGCAATCATTCTTCTGATCGAAGTGCCACTCGGAATCCTCGTGGCGCTGTCCATGCCGCGGGAGGGTTGGACCGTGGCGCTCTGCCTCGTCCTCATGGCACTGCCGCTCCTGATCCCGTGGAACGTGGTCGGGACGATCTGGCAGGTCTTCGCCCGCGGCGATATCGGCCTGCTCGGCTGGCTCGTGAACCATCTCGGGATCGACTACAATTATACGGGCGATCCGCTCGATGCGTGGATCACCATCGTGGTCATGGACGTGTGGCACTGGACGAGCCTTGTTGCGCTCCTGTGCTATGCGGGACTGAAATCCATCCCCGATGCCTATTATCAGGCCGCGCGCATCGACGGTGCCTCCCGCTGGGCGGTTTTCCGCACGATCCAACTTCCGAAGATGCGGCGCGTCCTGCTGATCGCGGTGCTGCTGCGCTTCATGGACTCGTTCATGATCTACACGGAGCCCTTCGTCCTCACCGGCGGCGGCCCCGGCAACGCCACGACCTTCCTGTCCATCGATCTGGTGAAACTCGCCCTCGGGCAGTTCGATCTCGGCAAGGCGGCGGCCATGTCGCTCGTCTACAACCTGATCATCCTCGCCATCTGCTGGGTGTTCTATACCATCATGACCAATGTCGATGCGCGGAACGAGAGAGCTGAGGCATGA
- a CDS encoding ABC transporter substrate-binding protein has translation MNRTHSHRRLRLFVSTSVIAMAIGSSAAYAGMDEARRWIETEFQPSTLSKDEQLKEMEWFVNAAKPFAGMEINVVSETITTHEYESKVLAKAFTEITGIKLNHDLIQEGDVVEKIQTQMQSGRNIYDAWVNDSDLIGTHFRYKQAIPLDDWMAGDGKDVTSPTLDVKDFIGRSFTTAPDGKMYQLPDQQFANVYWFRYDWFQRPDLKEKFKAKYGYDLGVPVNWSAYEDIAEFFTNDVKEIDGVKVYGHMDYGKKDPSLGWRFTDAWLSMAGNGDKGIPNGLPVDEWGIRMEGCRPVGSSIERGGDTNGPAAVYSIAKYIDWLKKYAPPQANGMNFSESGPVPAQGNIAQQIFWYTAFTADMVKPGLPVMNEDGTPKWRMAPSPHGSYWKDGMKLGYQDAGSWTLLKSTPVERRKAAWLYAQFVTSKAVSLKKSHVGLTFIRESDIWDKSFTERAPKLGGLIEFYRSPARVQWTPTGNNVPDYPKLAQLWWQNIGDAASGAKTPQEAMNSLAAAQDEVLGRLERANVQGECGPKLNPKTSAEEWFKKAEAAGNIAPQRKLADEKPKGETVDYDTLIKSWPASPPKRS, from the coding sequence ATGAATCGAACCCACTCTCACCGGCGCTTGAGGCTCTTCGTCTCGACGAGCGTCATCGCCATGGCGATCGGCTCGAGCGCAGCGTATGCGGGCATGGACGAGGCCCGACGCTGGATCGAGACGGAATTCCAACCTTCAACCTTGTCCAAAGACGAGCAGCTGAAGGAGATGGAATGGTTCGTGAACGCGGCGAAGCCTTTCGCCGGCATGGAGATCAACGTGGTCTCCGAAACGATCACGACCCACGAATACGAGTCGAAGGTTCTCGCCAAGGCCTTCACGGAGATCACCGGCATCAAGCTCAACCACGACCTCATCCAGGAAGGTGACGTGGTCGAGAAGATCCAGACCCAGATGCAATCCGGCCGCAACATCTACGACGCCTGGGTCAACGACTCGGACCTTATCGGCACGCATTTCCGCTACAAGCAGGCGATTCCGCTCGACGATTGGATGGCGGGAGACGGCAAGGACGTCACCTCGCCGACCCTCGACGTCAAGGACTTCATCGGCAGGTCCTTCACGACCGCGCCCGACGGCAAGATGTACCAGCTGCCGGACCAGCAGTTCGCGAACGTGTACTGGTTCCGCTACGACTGGTTCCAGCGTCCGGATCTGAAGGAGAAGTTCAAGGCAAAGTACGGCTACGATCTCGGCGTGCCTGTGAACTGGTCTGCCTATGAGGACATCGCCGAATTCTTCACCAACGACGTGAAGGAGATCGATGGGGTCAAGGTCTACGGCCATATGGATTACGGCAAAAAGGATCCGTCGCTCGGCTGGCGCTTCACCGATGCCTGGCTCTCCATGGCCGGCAACGGGGACAAGGGGATTCCCAACGGGCTGCCGGTGGACGAGTGGGGCATCCGCATGGAAGGCTGCCGGCCGGTCGGCTCTTCCATCGAACGCGGCGGCGACACCAACGGTCCAGCGGCCGTCTACTCCATCGCCAAGTACATCGATTGGCTGAAGAAATATGCTCCGCCCCAGGCGAACGGCATGAACTTCTCGGAGTCGGGTCCGGTTCCGGCGCAGGGCAATATCGCGCAGCAGATCTTCTGGTATACCGCCTTCACGGCCGACATGGTGAAGCCGGGATTGCCGGTGATGAACGAGGACGGCACGCCCAAATGGCGCATGGCGCCCTCGCCGCATGGCTCCTACTGGAAGGACGGCATGAAGCTCGGCTATCAGGATGCGGGATCCTGGACGCTTCTGAAGTCCACTCCCGTCGAGCGCCGCAAGGCGGCCTGGCTCTACGCCCAGTTTGTGACGTCGAAGGCGGTTTCGCTGAAGAAGAGCCATGTGGGCCTCACCTTCATCCGCGAAAGCGATATCTGGGACAAGAGCTTCACCGAGCGCGCCCCGAAGCTCGGCGGCCTCATCGAGTTCTACCGTTCGCCCGCTCGCGTGCAATGGACGCCCACCGGCAACAACGTGCCGGATTATCCCAAGCTCGCGCAGCTCTGGTGGCAGAACATCGGCGATGCGGCCTCCGGCGCCAAGACCCCGCAGGAGGCGATGAACTCGCTCGCTGCGGCGCAGGACGAAGTGCTCGGCCGTCTCGAACGCGCCAATGTGCAGGGCGAGTGCGGCCCGAAGCTGAACCCGAAGACCTCGGCCGAGGAGTGGTTCAAGAAGGCGGAGGCTGCCGGCAACATCGCGCCGCAGCGCAAGCTCGCGGACGAGAAGCCGAAGGGCGAGACGGTGGATTACGACACGCTCATCAAGAGCTGGCCCGCGTCTCCGCCGAAGCGCAGCTGA
- a CDS encoding carbohydrate ABC transporter permease produces the protein MTLYILFLLMPIYWLVNMSLKTNMEITSGLTLWPQNLTFENYVTIFTDRSWYSGYINSLTYVLINTILSISFALPAAYAFSRYRFLGDKHLFFWLLTNRMAPPAVFALPFFNLYSAIGLFDTPWAVALAHCLFNVPLAVWILEGFMSGVPREIDETAAIDGYSFPRFFVKIFMPLIASGIGVAAFFCFMFSWVELLLARTLTSVNAKPIAATMTRTVSAAGMDWGLLAAAGVLTIIPGALVIWFVRNYIAKGFALGRV, from the coding sequence ATGACGCTCTATATCCTGTTCCTCCTGATGCCGATCTACTGGCTCGTGAACATGAGCCTGAAGACCAACATGGAGATCACGTCGGGCCTCACGCTCTGGCCGCAGAACCTCACCTTCGAGAACTACGTCACGATCTTCACGGACAGGAGCTGGTATTCGGGCTACATCAACTCGCTCACCTACGTGCTGATCAACACGATCCTGTCGATCTCCTTCGCGCTGCCGGCGGCCTATGCGTTCTCGCGCTACCGCTTCCTCGGCGACAAGCACCTGTTCTTCTGGCTCCTCACCAACCGCATGGCGCCGCCTGCAGTCTTCGCGCTGCCCTTCTTCAATCTGTATTCGGCCATCGGCCTCTTCGACACGCCGTGGGCCGTGGCGCTGGCGCATTGCCTTTTCAACGTGCCTCTCGCGGTCTGGATTCTCGAAGGCTTCATGTCAGGCGTGCCGCGCGAGATCGACGAGACAGCCGCCATCGACGGCTATTCCTTCCCGCGCTTCTTCGTGAAGATCTTCATGCCGCTGATCGCCTCGGGGATCGGGGTGGCCGCCTTCTTCTGCTTCATGTTCTCCTGGGTCGAGCTGCTGCTGGCGCGCACGCTCACCTCGGTGAACGCCAAGCCTATCGCGGCCACGATGACGCGGACCGTGTCCGCCGCCGGCATGGACTGGGGGCTCCTGGCGGCCGCGGGCGTGCTCACCATCATTCCGGGCGCGCTCGTGATCTGGTTCGTGCGCAACTACATCGCCAAGGGCTTTGCCCTGGGGCGGGTCTGA
- the glpD gene encoding glycerol-3-phosphate dehydrogenase, with protein MDSLEGATFDVAIVGGGVNGCGIARDAAGRGASVILFEQSDLASGTSSASTKLIHGGLRYLEHYEFRLVREALMEREVLWTIAPHIVWPLRFVLPHHRGLRPQWLLRLGLALYDNIGGRKLLPPTRTLDLRSDPAGAPLKRDLTKGFEYSDCWVEDSRLVVLNAQDAAERGARIRTRTRVARAERSGSSWIVMSEDVRTGRQERVRAKALVNAAGPWVEKVLKGVVRSDSPASVRLVQGSHIVVKKIFPHGRAYIFQNKDNRIIFAIPFQNDFTLIGTTDRDYDGDPALVRATEEEVLYLCDAASEYFRDPVRREDVVWTYSGVRPLYDDGASSAQEATRDYVLVLDAPEGQPPMLSVFGGKITTYRRLAEAALDRLKDHLPTVRKPAWTGASALPGGDFPRTGYAALVGEACAAYPFLERTVVARLVRAYGTRIRDVVGNARSMHDMGQTFGAGLTQREVEYLIEREWALTADDVLWRRSKLGLKLSEGQAEALDGFMSDAATSSAA; from the coding sequence GTGGACTCGCTCGAGGGAGCGACGTTCGACGTCGCGATCGTCGGTGGTGGCGTGAATGGGTGCGGGATCGCACGGGATGCGGCCGGCCGCGGCGCTTCCGTGATCCTCTTCGAGCAGAGCGACCTTGCCAGCGGTACGTCTTCCGCCTCGACGAAGCTCATCCATGGCGGTCTGCGCTACCTCGAACATTATGAGTTCCGCCTCGTCCGTGAAGCTCTCATGGAGCGCGAGGTGCTCTGGACAATCGCTCCCCATATCGTCTGGCCGCTGCGTTTCGTTCTGCCGCACCATCGGGGGTTACGGCCGCAATGGCTGCTGCGGCTGGGGCTGGCGCTCTACGACAATATCGGCGGCCGAAAGCTGTTGCCGCCGACCCGCACGCTCGACCTGAGGTCTGATCCGGCGGGCGCTCCTCTCAAGCGCGACCTGACGAAAGGCTTCGAATATTCGGATTGCTGGGTCGAGGATTCCCGCCTCGTGGTGCTGAACGCGCAGGACGCGGCGGAGCGCGGCGCGCGGATCCGGACCCGGACCCGCGTCGCACGCGCCGAGCGCTCGGGCTCCTCCTGGATCGTTATGTCCGAAGACGTACGGACGGGCCGTCAGGAACGGGTGCGGGCCAAGGCGCTGGTCAACGCCGCCGGCCCATGGGTGGAGAAGGTTCTCAAAGGTGTCGTCCGGTCCGACAGCCCTGCTTCGGTGCGCCTGGTGCAGGGCAGCCACATCGTCGTGAAGAAGATCTTCCCGCACGGGCGGGCCTATATCTTCCAGAATAAGGACAATCGCATCATTTTTGCGATTCCCTTCCAGAACGACTTCACGCTGATCGGGACGACCGACCGGGATTACGACGGCGATCCCGCCCTCGTGAGGGCCACCGAGGAGGAGGTCCTCTATCTCTGCGACGCGGCGAGCGAGTACTTCAGGGATCCCGTTCGCCGGGAGGACGTCGTCTGGACCTATTCGGGCGTGCGTCCGCTCTACGACGATGGCGCATCGAGCGCGCAGGAAGCCACACGCGATTATGTTCTCGTGCTCGATGCCCCGGAGGGACAGCCGCCGATGCTGTCTGTCTTCGGCGGCAAGATCACGACCTATCGCCGTCTCGCCGAAGCGGCTCTCGACAGGCTCAAGGATCATTTGCCCACAGTCCGAAAGCCCGCCTGGACGGGAGCGTCCGCGCTGCCGGGCGGCGATTTCCCGCGGACCGGCTATGCGGCGTTGGTGGGCGAGGCCTGCGCCGCGTATCCGTTCCTGGAGCGTACCGTGGTCGCACGGCTCGTGCGCGCCTACGGCACGCGGATCCGTGACGTGGTGGGGAATGCACGATCGATGCACGACATGGGCCAAACCTTCGGTGCCGGCCTCACGCAGCGCGAGGTCGAGTATCTGATCGAACGGGAATGGGCGCTCACGGCCGACGACGTGCTCTGGCGGCGCAGCAAACTGGGCTTGAAACTCTCCGAAGGACAGGCGGAAGCGCTCGACGGGTTCATGAGCGACGCCGCCACGTCGAGTGCGGCCTGA